A region of Micromonospora chokoriensis DNA encodes the following proteins:
- a CDS encoding PucR family transcriptional regulator, which yields MDGLLRTCQASAVSTPGGGELSATLRRIERSAGALATSSVARMDETLPWFRALPADQRSWVMLVAQAGARSLVQWLQDGGGTADSTQEVSDEVFAAAPQALARSITLQQTVALIKVTIDVVEEQVSHLAAEGEEQQLREAVLRFSREIAFAAARVYARAAESRGAWDARLQALLVDALLRGDSPDVLASRAAALGWADAPPVAVAVGRSPGGEVSAVLHVVYRQARRIGVEVIGGVHGDRLVIVLGGAADPMAATAKLLSAFGDGPVVVGPAVPSLDEATESARAALSGFRAAPAWPSAPRPVPAADLLPERALAGDAEARRRLRHDVYATLVRAGGELLATLDAFLAAGGTLESAARALFVHPNTVRYRLRRIAEVTGFSPLSPRDAFALQVALTVGRLDPVAPITSSVPTQTMTPATRKTAQNEDDPRRSL from the coding sequence GTGGATGGCCTGCTCAGGACGTGTCAGGCTAGTGCGGTGAGCACGCCGGGCGGTGGAGAGCTGTCGGCCACGCTGCGCCGGATCGAACGTTCGGCGGGGGCGCTGGCCACCTCCAGCGTGGCCCGGATGGACGAGACCCTGCCCTGGTTCCGGGCGCTGCCGGCCGACCAGCGCTCCTGGGTGATGCTGGTGGCCCAGGCCGGCGCGCGCTCCCTGGTGCAGTGGTTGCAGGACGGCGGCGGCACGGCGGACAGCACCCAGGAGGTCTCGGACGAGGTCTTCGCCGCCGCCCCGCAGGCGCTGGCCCGGTCGATCACCCTCCAGCAGACCGTGGCGTTGATCAAGGTGACCATCGACGTGGTCGAGGAGCAGGTGTCGCACCTGGCCGCCGAGGGCGAGGAGCAGCAGCTGCGCGAGGCGGTGCTGCGCTTCTCGCGGGAGATCGCGTTCGCCGCCGCCCGGGTGTACGCGCGGGCCGCCGAGTCCCGTGGCGCCTGGGACGCCCGGTTGCAGGCCCTGCTGGTCGACGCGCTGCTGCGCGGTGACTCGCCGGACGTGCTGGCCAGTCGGGCCGCCGCGCTCGGCTGGGCGGACGCGCCGCCGGTGGCGGTCGCTGTCGGCCGGTCGCCCGGCGGGGAGGTCTCCGCGGTGCTGCACGTGGTCTATCGGCAGGCCCGCCGGATCGGCGTGGAGGTGATCGGCGGTGTCCACGGCGACCGACTGGTGATCGTGCTGGGTGGCGCGGCCGATCCGATGGCCGCCACGGCCAAGTTGCTGAGCGCGTTCGGGGACGGCCCGGTGGTGGTCGGGCCGGCGGTGCCGAGCCTGGACGAGGCGACCGAGTCGGCTCGGGCGGCGTTGTCCGGTTTCCGGGCGGCGCCGGCGTGGCCGAGCGCCCCCCGGCCGGTGCCGGCCGCCGACCTGTTGCCGGAGCGGGCTCTCGCGGGCGACGCCGAGGCCCGCCGGCGGTTGCGGCACGACGTGTACGCGACGCTGGTGCGCGCCGGCGGCGAACTGTTGGCGACCCTGGACGCGTTCCTGGCCGCCGGCGGCACGCTGGAGAGCGCGGCACGGGCGTTGTTCGTCCACCCGAACACGGTGCGGTACCGGTTGCGGCGGATCGCCGAGGTGACCGGCTTCTCGCCGTTGTCTCCCCGGGACGCGTTCGCTCTCCAGGTCGCGCTGACCGTGGGCCGGTTGGATCCGGTTGCCCCGATCACCTCATCCGTCCCGACTCAGACAATGACCCCGGCCACCCGGAAAACCGCCCAAAACGAGGATGATCCCCGCCGATCTCTGTAG
- a CDS encoding septum formation family protein — protein sequence MRRSWGSAILVALTLGAGGCDGGPSAKATSTFVPSAGVCHATAADERSPEAYLPIPCSSKHEVETFLVGRITGAEGAASAPPAPGTEAISRLYEACDADAAVFLGGEWRESRLAMRTLVPSAARWEAGERWYRCDLLEMHAVDRWFPNPRANSLRGALAGDSPFRYTCFNDPTESGDLPPASCTGPHDTEFAGIWRAGPEVETLTDDIRHAGCRAVVSRYVGVSETDVEGRFQLFWFTPEGEPEWQAGALSVGCLLHSPEGALTASVKGAGRKALAATA from the coding sequence GTGCGACGTTCGTGGGGCTCGGCAATCCTGGTGGCGTTGACCCTCGGGGCAGGCGGTTGTGACGGCGGCCCCTCCGCGAAGGCGACCTCGACCTTCGTCCCCTCGGCGGGGGTGTGCCACGCCACCGCCGCCGACGAACGCAGCCCTGAGGCGTACCTCCCGATTCCCTGCTCCTCGAAACACGAGGTGGAGACGTTCCTGGTCGGCCGGATCACCGGCGCGGAGGGCGCCGCGTCGGCGCCGCCGGCCCCCGGCACCGAGGCGATCTCCCGACTGTACGAGGCCTGCGACGCCGATGCCGCCGTCTTCCTGGGCGGCGAGTGGCGCGAGTCACGGCTGGCGATGCGGACGCTGGTCCCGTCGGCTGCGCGCTGGGAGGCGGGTGAGCGGTGGTACCGCTGCGACCTGCTGGAGATGCACGCGGTGGACCGGTGGTTCCCCAACCCCAGGGCGAACAGCCTGCGCGGTGCCCTGGCCGGTGACTCGCCGTTCCGGTACACGTGCTTCAACGATCCGACCGAGTCGGGCGACCTGCCGCCCGCCTCCTGCACGGGGCCGCACGACACCGAGTTCGCGGGCATCTGGCGGGCCGGGCCGGAGGTCGAGACGTTGACCGACGACATCAGGCACGCGGGGTGCCGGGCCGTCGTCTCCCGGTACGTCGGGGTGTCGGAGACCGACGTGGAGGGCCGGTTCCAGTTGTTCTGGTTCACGCCGGAGGGCGAGCCCGAGTGGCAGGCGGGCGCGCTCAGCGTGGGGTGTCTGCTGCACAGCCCCGAAGGGGCGCTGACGGCGTCGGTCAAGGGCGCCGGCCGGAAAGCCCTCGCCGCTACCGCCTAA
- a CDS encoding response regulator transcription factor — protein MSSAAGATTVRVVLADDQPAVRAGLVLILGGSPGVKVVGEAADGAEAVRLCRELRPDVAVLDVRMPRRDGISATREIVTDALADVLVLTTFDLDEYVFGALRAGAAGFLLKDTDADGLVDAVRTVARGDGFIAPAVTRRLITAFAATAPTASAATRAALATLTPRERDVLACLGLGLSNQQIAERLVLAESTTKTHVSRILAKLDLRSRVQAAILAQELGLPPPPHP, from the coding sequence GTGAGCAGCGCGGCGGGGGCGACGACGGTGCGGGTGGTGCTCGCGGACGACCAGCCGGCGGTACGGGCCGGTCTGGTCCTGATCCTGGGCGGTTCCCCGGGCGTGAAGGTGGTCGGCGAGGCGGCCGACGGTGCGGAAGCGGTGCGGTTGTGTCGGGAGCTGCGCCCGGACGTGGCGGTGCTGGACGTCCGCATGCCGCGCCGGGACGGGATCTCCGCGACCCGGGAGATCGTCACCGACGCGCTCGCCGACGTGCTGGTGCTCACCACCTTCGACCTCGACGAGTACGTCTTCGGCGCGTTGCGGGCCGGCGCGGCCGGGTTCCTGCTGAAGGACACCGACGCCGACGGTCTGGTGGACGCGGTGCGGACGGTGGCGCGTGGTGACGGGTTCATCGCACCCGCCGTGACCCGCCGGTTGATCACCGCTTTCGCGGCCACCGCGCCGACCGCGTCGGCCGCCACCCGGGCCGCGCTGGCCACCCTCACCCCCCGTGAGCGCGACGTGCTGGCCTGCCTCGGCCTGGGCCTGTCCAACCAGCAGATCGCCGAACGGCTGGTGCTGGCGGAGAGCACCACCAAGACGCACGTGAGCCGGATCCTGGCGAAGCTGGACCTGCGCAGCCGGGTGCAGGCCGCGATCCTGGCCCAGGAGCTGGGCCTGCCCCCTCCCCCGCACCCGTGA
- a CDS encoding sensor histidine kinase gives MRLPPWLGSGTRGRDLALAGVSLAGGLVLWTLGWQPQIRPHPDVPAVLFLPPLLAMCVAVGLRLVAPRASLAVGTAAVVVDISLGGSLGAILIYTQVLYDACVYGPPRLWRWLLRATIGLSVVGAIVGVILSDQWSGVAIGVLVVLVGLLPVLTGISVRQYRDQAAAERARAEQTARLVELDRRQAVSAERARMARELHDVVANHLSAVAIHATAVLSVPGLDRGQVESALRVIRESSVQGLSEMRQLIEVLREPGGDGTAAPELVSARLAGTDELVERVRAAGLAVRVRTDGAPGPLPVGVDLAAYRIVQESLTNALKHGTGEADLTIVYRPAEVVLTVENPVRRGGAGLAGAGAGLIGMRERATLLAGRFSAGPHDGRWQVRAALPIGEGR, from the coding sequence ATGCGTCTGCCTCCGTGGCTCGGCTCCGGCACCCGCGGCCGGGATCTGGCGCTGGCCGGCGTCTCGCTGGCCGGCGGCCTGGTGCTGTGGACCCTCGGTTGGCAACCGCAGATCCGTCCGCACCCGGACGTGCCCGCGGTCCTGTTCCTGCCGCCGCTGCTGGCGATGTGCGTCGCCGTGGGCCTGCGCCTCGTCGCCCCGCGCGCCAGCCTCGCCGTCGGCACCGCGGCGGTGGTGGTGGACATCTCCCTCGGTGGCTCACTGGGGGCGATCCTGATCTACACCCAGGTGCTCTACGACGCGTGCGTCTACGGCCCGCCCCGGCTGTGGCGGTGGTTGCTGCGGGCGACCATCGGGCTGAGCGTCGTCGGTGCGATCGTCGGCGTGATTCTCAGCGACCAGTGGAGTGGGGTGGCCATCGGCGTGCTGGTGGTGCTCGTCGGCCTGCTGCCGGTCCTGACCGGGATCAGCGTGCGGCAGTACCGCGACCAGGCTGCCGCCGAACGGGCCCGGGCCGAGCAGACCGCCCGTCTGGTCGAGTTGGATCGGCGGCAGGCGGTCAGCGCGGAGCGGGCCCGGATGGCCCGGGAACTGCACGACGTGGTCGCCAACCACCTCAGCGCGGTGGCCATCCACGCCACCGCCGTGCTGTCCGTGCCTGGGCTGGACCGCGGGCAGGTCGAGTCGGCGTTGCGGGTGATCCGGGAGAGCAGCGTGCAGGGTCTGTCGGAGATGCGTCAGTTGATCGAGGTGCTCCGCGAGCCGGGGGGCGACGGCACGGCGGCGCCGGAGTTGGTCAGCGCGCGGCTCGCCGGGACGGACGAGCTGGTCGAACGGGTCCGGGCCGCCGGCCTCGCGGTGCGGGTACGCACCGACGGTGCGCCGGGGCCGCTGCCGGTGGGGGTGGACCTCGCCGCGTACCGGATCGTGCAGGAGTCCCTGACCAACGCGCTCAAGCACGGCACCGGCGAGGCGGACCTGACGATCGTGTACCGACCGGCGGAGGTGGTGCTGACGGTGGAGAACCCGGTGCGCCGGGGCGGGGCCGGGCTCGCCGGCGCCGGCGCCGGGCTGATCGGGATGCGGGAGCGCGCCACCCTGCTGGCCGGCCGGTTCAGCGCCGGACCGCACGACGGTCGCTGGCAGGTCCGAGCCGCGCTGCCCATCGGGGAGGGCCGGTGA
- a CDS encoding orotate phosphoribosyltransferase yields MTDGEARAALAREIDATCRLTGTFVLRSGRTADEYFDKYRFEADPRLLDRVAAQLTPLVPTDTEVAGRRVLVVEDVVTSGGQVIVSTGQLRELGARVEHALCVIDRAEGGAQTLADHGVALRALFTRADLEAHRTR; encoded by the coding sequence ATGACTGATGGGGAAGCGCGGGCCGCGCTCGCTCGTGAGATCGACGCCACCTGCCGACTGACGGGAACGTTCGTGCTCCGCTCCGGGCGGACCGCCGACGAGTACTTCGACAAGTACCGCTTCGAGGCCGATCCTCGCCTGCTGGACCGGGTCGCCGCCCAGCTGACACCCCTCGTTCCGACGGACACCGAGGTGGCCGGCCGGCGGGTGCTCGTGGTCGAGGACGTGGTCACCTCCGGCGGTCAGGTGATCGTCTCGACGGGCCAGCTACGCGAACTGGGTGCCCGGGTGGAGCATGCCCTCTGTGTCATCGACCGGGCCGAGGGCGGAGCGCAAACGCTCGCCGATCACGGGGTGGCCCTGCGGGCGCTCTTCACCCGGGCGGACCTGGAGGCTCACCGCACCCGCTGA